From a single Stomoxys calcitrans chromosome 4, idStoCalc2.1, whole genome shotgun sequence genomic region:
- the LOC106085108 gene encoding nuclear pore complex protein Nup153 isoform X1: MKMSEYGLDEDSSPSQQQIGGEAHNLSTDDPTNAANNSIIGKVKSRVSSILPNSLSKWFSPSSKVRSEELNGSLNCNATTTRRKRRIDIDDDEDEEEENENYVERQARRGIHEENHNIRCKMEENSEAEEDEEDDDDDDSQNSEEEYNATVAAQKTRHDLFGRQPPAKRSRLQIDMRDSPLIAPRRPLIASTPAVASTYTRNSIGTTSASRSSYQRYTHLNLYGNQSKKEQAYNFNIQKDTAAPKINTDIIDLISQPPNEIEERLAANSDICSRTARSSRKSLNIPTSANRSVADRLLAPATHLKRPSLSSATLDTMLPSNPVGTPPRRTSTTIHEVKESVEHSALGEADDENNELSHNGQLLNEEPNEPSCSKRAKRQNHINGSGFNNPRSIPEENDAILLDTASESSESGTTELNKSKHERKTGLFNTSIAGTGTTRNSSRTSSFGNGLNFYSHLEGKKSLFNSASGHGMSNQLNNSTLSLNSLNRRQFNASIYGSTSALSDSRLLNTFSPFYKGKTTYGGAAAYNKYTAGAGASAVRITPTLIRPASSLSTLSSSNNSLSTAGIGNPQQIGEISNISSTAKRILDLINDFATPLSEAKKMASTIKTNAYLPPQAKSRLNDSDLNASRAMRLSQVRTPYARPAVILQPSGNANIGSRGSTMLSGPTPPVRELQVPTMSQLLQMKKIQNMTERARKITRDSSATNAEVVEYTLPVTTKTAESAKVAAVEDSGGRSSGASEKQPQPQLQQKHTNKIKNKITTTMRASVASKDIHDEAPPPTLNLPNIAFPLMQSVPKFDIQFSTSPTLTSATSHANSVSTEGGKTTPKPLSSNISQIAFNTKPISTTSVDSVGKKETTTTKSYNFGSGVSTSSAPTTTLNFKFSEPLVVKGLNTPTQNITPSNLDNYKFSPPLEVTQSMTPTKTTPLLKPQQPQLKSGSCLDVLNKPLALPGNSNKTTTESSTSASLSSNSFGDKFKKASNEWECGTCMIRNKADLPKCVACETPRKSDPTPVSESNISTFGDKFKKSSSEWECDTCMIRNKQESIKCVACETPRKGLSSSTTNNIAVLPPIKNTFGDAFKPKSGSWECSTCLISNKSDSNECVACQTKKPGSSISSSGNTTTTATTAAPSVSTFKFGFSAAQTTNVPTTTDAGFKNIAAQQKASKWECDACMTRNDAERTKCACCEQPKPGSVATESSSSTTKFTFGATAAAKFSFGFGPGSNAPKEDELRKDKAVDSVAKNAMSITSKAANNNTTLPTSGFQFGFKPTPTLNTENKTDEMDTKNTKSSVATSSSTVLKGFQFGSVTETTKKPEVPSTTATTFVSSGFNFGTKTSNAPTTTTTTATTSTSTSVKMSKPAVSSPSVKFNLPTTGTTFSFASNSSSATTGVVSFGTKPAVPAPTDEKKSEGFAFKTPAAVSSSTTSNTGASSGGFTFGSPAASSSTAITPAITSSTSTTPTTTALVKPMFSFGTSNTTPATSSVVATTTTSSGGFGSFSFGGNNTPSTAVKPLFGAVTSTTSTTTSASSNTSTKPAATTNVFGSFAGTTSATPTFGSSSAIANPANNSTAVSSSTNSSNMSVNNATPTFGTFGVGSNSANNTTNVFGSFGSSSTQSNSTQNKPAAATAAAAAPPPVFGSVASSNTNTAHGASPSTNAFVFGSATNTAVTASGTSSFSSAAANTSFGSKNTFVFGSPAPLQSTTATTAQKDAPKPSLFGAFGSGGTAITSNQATTSIFGSPASFAPATAATSPPPVFGSNNSSSIVTTTNPSTNLFGMNSAPAPAPVTNIFGANPSGNAATPAPAFGSSPFGGGGSASSTSATPTFGSTAVTGSATFGGFGATVGNTTNPRAEVKKIEPAFNFGSAQTTQQSVSGGFNFGSTSAPTKPAFNFGSTGAAQPTFNFTGSSENSAKPFQFGAIPSAPVFNFGGGAIETTPNAPFQFNAGAAPVSDNIFAPAPTPGAQTAQQAKRKIRAPIRRVTQR; the protein is encoded by the exons ATGAAAATGTCGGAATATGGTCTGGACGAAGACAGTAGTCCATCCCAACAACAGATTGGCGGTGAAGCACACAACCTCAGCACAGACGATCCAACGAATGCAGCTAACAAT TCAATAATTGGAAAAGTAAAGTCCAGAGTATCTAGCATTTTGCCAAATAGtttgtcaaagtggttttcacCTTCTTCGAAAGTGCGTAGTGAAGAATTAAATGGTAGCTTAAACTGTAATGCAACCACCACCAGGAGAAAACGTCGCATAGATATCGATGACGATGAAGATGAGGAGGAGGAAAATGAGAATTACGTTGAAAGGCAAGCAAGACGGGGAATACATGAGGAGAATCATAATATAAGGtgtaaaatggaagaaaattCCGAAGCTGAAGAGGATGAAGaggacgacgatgatgatgatagtCAAAACAGTGAGGAAGAATATAATGCAACTGTAGCAGCACAAAAAACAAGGCATGACTTGTTTGGGCGACAGCCACCTGCTAAAAGATCCCGTCTTCAAATCGAT atgcGAGACAGCCCCTTGATTGCACCTCGAAGACCATTGATAGCATCCACTCCAGCTGTAGCCAGTACGTATACACGTAATTCGATTGGCACTACCTCAGCTTCACGTTCAAGTTATCAACGGTACACACATTTAAACCTATATGGAAATCAAAGCAAAAAGGAGCAGGCGTATAATTTTAATATACAAAAGGATACAGCAGCCCCGAAAATTAATACAGATATAATTGACTTAATATCACAACCACCTAATGAAATCGAAGAAAGACTTGCGGCTAATTCGGATATATGTAGCCGAACTGCAAGaag CTCTCGTAAAAGTTTAAATATACCAACTTCTGCAAATCGATCGGTAGCAGATCGTTTGCTTGCGCCAGCTACCCATTTGAAGAGGCCATCATTGTCATCGGCTACCTTGGATACAATGCTGCCTAGCAATCCAGTTGGCACTCCTCCCAGACGTACATCAACTACCATACACGAAGTCAAGGAATCTGTAGAACACAGCGCACTGGGCGAAGCGGATGACGAGAACAATGAACTTAGCCATAATGGTCAATTATTGAATGAAGAACCAAACGAGCCATCCTGTTCGAAGAGAGCCAAAAGACAAAATCACATAAATGGTTCTGGTTTTAATAATCCACGAAGCATACCCGAAGAAAACGACGCTATTTTATTGGACACTGCCTCAGAAAGCAGCGAAAGTGGTACGACAGAgttaaataaatcaaaacatgAGCGTAAGACTGGTCTCTTTAATACTTCAATTGCCGGTACTGGAACTACTCGTAATAGCAGTAGAACATCATCATTTGGTAATGGTTTGAATTTCTATTCTCATTTAGAAGGAAAGAAATCATTATTTAACTCTGCCTCTGGTCATGGCATGTCAAATCAGTTAAACAATTCTACGTTGTCTCTTAACTCCCTAAATCGCCGACAATTTAATGCTTCGATTTATGGCAGCACATCGGCATTGAGTGATAGTCGTTTGTTGAATACATTTTCGCCTTTTTATAAAGGCAAAACTACATATGGTGGGGCAGCAGCGTATAACAAATATACGGCTGGTGCAGGCGCCAGTGCTGTACGTATAACCCCCACACTGATTAGACCCGCATCGAGTCTTTCCACTCTCTCATCATCGAATAATTCATTATCCACCGCTGGTATAGGAAACCCTCAACAAATTGGCGAGATTTCAAATATATCATCTACTGCTAAACGCATATTGGATTTAATCAATGATTTTGCCACACCCTTAAGTGAGGCCAAGAAAATGGCAAGTACCATCAAGACAAATGCTTATCTGCCACCTCAAGCAAAATCCCGATTAAATGACTCTGATTTGAATGCTTCACGTGCCATGCGTTTGTCCCAAGTGCGTACACCCTATGCCCGCCCGGCGGTGATTTTACAACCCTCAGGCAATGCAAATATTGGAAGTCGTGGCAGTACTATGTTAAGTGGGCCAACGCCACCTGTGAGGGAGCTACAGGTTCCCACAATGTCACAGTTATTGCAAATGAAGAAGATACAAAATATGACTGAAAGAGCCAGAAAAATAACACGAGATTCGTCTGCGACAAATGCCGAAGTAGTTGAATACACATTGCCTGTAACTACGAAAACTGCAGAAAGTGCGAAAGTTGCTGCAGTAGAAGACAGTGGTGGTAGATCTAGTGGTGCGTCTGAAAAACAACCACAACCACAACTTCAACAAAAGcacacaaataaaataaaaaataaaataacgacTACAATGCGAGCTTCGGTGGCATCAAAAGACATACACGATGAAGCACCACCGCCCACGTTAAATTTGCCAAATATAGCTTTCCCACTTATGCAATCTGTACCCAAATTCGATATACAATTTTCGACGTCGCCCACTTTAACGTCAGCTACGTCACATGCGAATAGCGTTTCCACAGAAGGCGGCAAAACAACTCCAAAACCTTTGTCATCAAATATAAGCCAAATTGCATTTAATACGAAACCAATTTCAACAACATCGGTGGATTCGGTAGGGAAAAAggaaactacaacaacaaaatcctaTAACTTTGGTAGTGGTGTTTCAACGTCGTCTGCACCCACAACCAcgttaaatttcaaattttccgaaCCTTTGGTAGTGAAAGGACTGAACACTCCTACGCAAAACATAACTCCTTCTAATTTAGATAATTATAAATTTAGTCCTCCATTGGAAGTTACACAGTCAATGACACCTACTAAAACAACACCACTACTGAAACCACAACAACCTCAACTTAAATCTGGCTCTTGTCTGGACGTCTTAAACAAACCACTGGCATTGCCCGgcaattcaaataaaacaactaCTGAGTCCTCAACATCAGCATCGTTATCTTCGAATTCATTTGGTGATAAATTTAAGAAAGCCTCCAATGAATGGGAATGTGGCACATGTATGATACGCAATAAGGCGGACCTGCCTAAATGTGTAGCATGTGAAACTCCACGCAAATCTGACCCAACCCCAGTCAGTGAGAGCAATATATCGACTTTCGGAGATAAGTTTAAAAAATCGTCCTCCGAGTGGGAGTGCGATACGTGTATGATACGAAACAAGCAGGAAAGTATTAAATGTGTGGCTTGTGAAACTCCCCGCAAAGGATTGAGTTCTTCAACGACTAACAATATAGCCGTGTTGCCGCcaataaaaaatacatttggTGATGCCTTCAAACCGAAATCAGGCTCATGGGAATGCTCCACTTGTTTAATTAGCAATAAGAGCGACTCAAATGAGTGCGTTGCGtgtcaaacaaaaaaaccagGTTCGTCAATTTCCAGCAGTGGTAATACTACAACAACGGCGACTACAGCTGCTCCATCTGTATCTACATTTAAATTTGGATTCTCTGCGGCGCAAACAACTAATGTACCAACAACTACCGACGCTGGCTTTAAGAATATCGCGGCTCAACAAAAAGCTTCAAAATGGGAGTGTGATGCTTGTATGACACGCAATGATGCGGAGCGAACGAAGTGTGCTTGTTGTGAACAGCCGAAACCCGGCTCGGTGGCAACAGAAAGCTCATCTTCTACAACAAAATTTACGTTTGGAGCAACGGCTGCTGCCAAGTTTAGTTTTGGCTTTGGCCCGGGCTCAAATGCACCAAAGGAAGATGAACTACGAAAAGATAAAGCTGTTGATTCAGTGGCCAAAAATGCCATGTCTATAACATCCAAAGCTGCGAACAACAACACCACTTTACCTACGTCTGGTTTTCAATTTGGATTTAAACCGACTCCTACTCTGAACACGGAAAATAAAACGGACGAAATGGATACTAAGAACACCAAAAGCTCTGTGGCAACCTCAAGTTCTACAGTGTTGAAGGGCTTTCAATTTGGCAGTGTGACTGAGACAACAAAGAAACCTGAGGTCCCGTCAACAACTGCTACCACATTTGTATCGTCAGGttttaattttggtaccaaGACGAGCAATGCGCCAACAACTACAACCACAACCGCAACAACGTCAACATcaacatctgtgaaaatgtctaAGCCTGCTGTAAGCTCGCCAAGTGTTAAGTTTAATTTGCCTACAACTGGGACCACATTCAGTTTTGCTTCTAATTCATCATCCGCAACTACTGGAGTTGTTAGTTTTGGAACTAAGCCCGCTGTTCCCGCTCCAACAGACGAAAAGAAGTCAGAAGGTTTCGCATTTAAGACGCCAGCAGCTGTATCATCGTCTACCACAAGTAACACCGGCGCTTCATCGGGCGGATTTACGTTTGGTTCGCCAGCTGCATCATCATCCACTGCTATCACACCAGCTATAACTAGTAGTACATCCACAACGCCTACCACAACAGCGTTGGTAAAACCAATGTTTAGTTTTGGAACATCAAATACAACTCCAGCGACATCATCAGTTGTTGCCACAACCACTACGTCGTCTGGCGGTTTTGGAAGTTTCAGCTTCGGTGGCAATAACACACCCTCTACGGCTGTTAAGCCCTTATTTGGGGCTGTAACGTCTACAACATCGACAACAACTTCAGCTTCTTCAAATACAAGTACAAAGCCTGCCGCCACAACAAATGTATTTGGGTCGTTTGCAGGAACAACCTCTGCAACACCAACATTTGGTTCCTCCTCTGCTATTGCTAATCCTGCCAATAATTCAACAGCTGTTAGTTCCTCCACCAACAGTTCCAATATGAGCGTAAATAATGCTACTCCTACATTTGGAACATTCGGAGTGGGTAGTAATTCAGCCAACAATACAACGAATGTATTTGGTTCCTTTGGTAGCAGCAGTACCCAATCAAATTCAACCCAAAATAAACCCgcggcagcaacagcagcagcagcagcaccaccaccaGTCTTTGGCAGTGTTGCTTCCAGCAACACCAATACTGCACATGGAGCATCGCCAAGTACGAACGCATTTGTTTTTGGATCGGCCACAAATACAGCAGTCACAGCAAGTGGTACATCGTCATTTAGTAGTGCAGCAGCAAATACCTCCTTCGGATCAAAAAATACATTTGTTTTTGGTTCACCAGCCCCACTGCAATCAACTACAGCAACAACTGCTCAAAAAGATGCACCCAAACCTTCATTATTCGGCGCATTTGGCAGTGGAGGTACAGCAATTACTTCAAATCAGGCAACCACTTCCATTTTTGGTAGCCCCGCCTCTTTTGCACCAGCAACTGCGGCAACTTCTCCTCCACCAGTTTTTGGCAGCAACAATAGTAGCAGTATAGTTACAACAACAAATCCCAGCACTAACCTATTCGGTATGAATTCAGCGCCAGCGCCAGCGCCCGTTACAAACATATTTGGTGCGAACCCAAGCGGCAATGCCGCAACACCAGCGCCCGCTTTCGGTTCTTCACcatttggtggtggtggttcaGCATCATCCACAAGTGCCACACCAACATTTGGCAGTACAGCAGTAACGGGATCCGCTACATTTGGTGGCTTTGGAGCAACTGTTGGAAATACCACAAACCCAAGGGCAGAAGTAAAGAAAATAGAACCAGCTTTTAACTTTGGATCAGCTCAGACAACACAGCAAAGCGTCAGT ggAGGATTTAATTTTGGATCGACCTCAGCCCCAACAAAACCTGCTTTCAACTTTGGTAGCACTGGAGCAGCACAACCCACGTTTAATTTTACGGGGTCATCAGAG AATTCAGCGAAACCCTTTCAATTCGGCGCAATACCATCGGCACCAGTATTTAATTTTGGCGGTGGTGCGATAGAG acaACTCCAAATGCTCCTTTCCAATTTAATGCAGGAGCCGCTCCTGTATCTGATAATATATTCGC acctGCGCCAACGCCAGGAGCTCAAACAGCACAACAAGCGAAAAGAAAGATAAGGGCACCCATAAGACGTGTTACTCAACGGTAG